One genomic region from Haloprofundus salinisoli encodes:
- the pdhA gene encoding pyruvate dehydrogenase (acetyl-transferring) E1 component subunit alpha, whose product MPRETAYELSIDYVQVLEPDGSVDAELEPDLSEDDLLEMYWTMRRSRRLDERAIALQRRGELGTYAPAIGQEAAQAGSAHALADEDWMVTSFRETPAYLARGTPPQMLLWYAMGMEEGSATTRESRNMPPSIPVGSQALHGAGLGWAQEIAGEDAASLVYFGDGATSEGDVYEATNLAGVFDAHTVFLCQNNQYAISVPRTKQTRAETLAQKAAAAGIEGVQVDGNDVLGTYAVVRDALESARAGDPVFVEALTYRRSLHTTSDDPSVYRHEEEEDEWETRDPVVRFETYLRERGVLDDDRIVDVQESIEEELREEIQAANEGRESVDAEEMFDYAFETPIPELERQRTEFRDAASEGENR is encoded by the coding sequence GTGCCGCGTGAAACAGCCTACGAACTCTCGATAGACTACGTGCAGGTGCTGGAGCCCGACGGGAGTGTCGACGCCGAGTTGGAACCTGACCTCTCCGAGGACGACCTGCTCGAGATGTACTGGACGATGAGACGCTCCCGGCGACTCGACGAGCGCGCCATCGCCCTGCAACGACGGGGCGAACTCGGGACCTACGCGCCCGCCATCGGGCAGGAGGCCGCCCAAGCTGGCAGCGCCCACGCGCTCGCCGACGAGGACTGGATGGTAACGTCGTTCCGCGAGACGCCTGCCTACCTCGCCCGCGGGACGCCGCCGCAGATGTTACTGTGGTACGCGATGGGGATGGAGGAGGGGTCGGCGACGACGCGCGAGAGCCGAAACATGCCGCCGTCGATTCCGGTCGGTTCGCAGGCGCTCCACGGGGCCGGTCTCGGATGGGCCCAGGAGATCGCCGGCGAGGACGCCGCGTCGCTCGTCTACTTCGGCGACGGCGCGACCAGCGAGGGCGACGTCTACGAGGCGACCAACCTCGCGGGCGTCTTCGACGCCCACACCGTCTTCCTCTGTCAGAACAACCAGTACGCCATCTCGGTGCCGCGCACGAAACAGACCCGCGCGGAGACGCTGGCGCAGAAGGCCGCCGCCGCCGGTATCGAGGGCGTGCAGGTCGACGGCAACGATGTGCTCGGCACCTACGCCGTGGTGCGCGACGCGCTGGAGAGCGCCCGCGCCGGCGACCCGGTGTTCGTCGAGGCGCTGACCTACCGCCGCTCGCTGCACACCACCTCCGACGACCCCTCCGTTTACCGCCACGAAGAGGAGGAAGACGAGTGGGAGACCCGAGACCCCGTTGTCCGGTTCGAGACGTACCTCCGCGAGCGCGGTGTGCTAGACGACGACCGTATCGTCGACGTGCAGGAGTCCATCGAGGAGGAACTCCGCGAGGAGATTCAAGCGGCGAACGAGGGCCGTGAGAGCGTCGACGCCGAGGAGATGTTCGACTACGCCTTCGAGACGCCGATTCCGGAGTTGGAACGCCAACGCACCGAGTTCCGTGACGCCGCATCGGAGGGCGAGAACCGATGA
- a CDS encoding alpha-ketoacid dehydrogenase subunit beta codes for MTERQRLVEAVRNTLFEEMARDDSVVVYGQDVGRNGGVFRATQGLIDEYPNRVYDAPVAEAGIVGLGVGLGTYGFTPVPEIEFSGFMHQAFHQIQQHVARLRSRTRGELNCPMTIRAPYGGGIRALEHHSESFEAGYAHTPGLKVVVPSTPADAKGLLTSSIRDPDPVVFFEPTRLYRAFREEVPEGDYTVPLGEADVVREGEDVTVVAWGAMRHRAFDAAESVDASVEVVDPRSIVPFDTETVLESVRKTGRCVVVHEAPKTGGMAAEITARINDRALYYLEAPVQRVTGYDVPYPLFAREDEYVPDESRIRRGIERSLSG; via the coding sequence ATGACGGAACGGCAACGACTCGTTGAGGCGGTCCGCAATACCCTGTTTGAGGAGATGGCACGCGACGACTCCGTGGTCGTCTACGGACAGGACGTGGGCCGAAACGGCGGCGTCTTCCGGGCGACGCAGGGACTCATCGACGAGTATCCGAACCGCGTCTACGACGCCCCCGTCGCCGAAGCGGGTATCGTCGGCCTCGGCGTCGGACTGGGGACCTACGGCTTCACGCCCGTCCCCGAGATCGAGTTCTCGGGGTTCATGCACCAGGCGTTCCACCAGATACAGCAGCACGTCGCCCGTCTCCGCAGTCGGACGCGCGGCGAACTGAACTGCCCGATGACCATCCGCGCGCCCTACGGCGGCGGCATCCGGGCGCTCGAACACCACTCCGAGAGCTTCGAAGCCGGCTACGCGCACACACCGGGACTGAAAGTCGTCGTTCCCTCGACGCCCGCCGACGCGAAGGGACTGCTGACGAGCTCCATCCGCGACCCCGACCCAGTCGTCTTCTTCGAGCCGACGCGACTCTACCGGGCGTTCCGCGAGGAGGTTCCCGAGGGCGACTACACCGTGCCGCTCGGCGAAGCCGACGTGGTGCGGGAGGGCGAGGACGTGACGGTGGTCGCGTGGGGCGCGATGCGCCACCGTGCGTTCGACGCGGCGGAGAGCGTCGACGCGAGCGTCGAGGTGGTCGACCCGCGTAGCATCGTCCCGTTCGACACGGAGACGGTGCTGGAGTCGGTCCGGAAGACCGGTCGTTGCGTCGTGGTCCACGAAGCGCCCAAGACGGGCGGGATGGCCGCCGAGATAACGGCTCGCATCAACGACCGCGCGCTCTACTATCTCGAAGCGCCGGTCCAACGCGTCACCGGCTACGACGTACCCTACCCGCTGTTCGCCAGAGAGGACGAGTACGTCCCCGACGAGAGCCGGATTCGACGGGGTATCGAGCGGTCGCTGTCGGGGTAA
- a CDS encoding ArsR/SmtB family transcription factor, with translation MSHPAGSESAVPENDAGITPAEAFALLGNDTRIEILQALLEEDGSEEPVPFSELYERVDIDDSAHFNYHLKKLTDHFVRRTDEGYAFRYPGRKVVRAVFAGTFTDRAELDPFDADGDCYDCGGDLQAWYAEERLAIACGDCGAIHVSYPFPPGGLDDRSPEELLQAFHHHVRHHYCLAADGVCPECMGKMETTLSRETEFPGLDVQVAHECRRCHNRLRSAVGLNLLDNADVMTFHAERGVDLSTRPFWTLPWCVSDEHTEIVSCDPLEIRLDVPCGDDSMCIVLDDSLNVLDVDGCARPVGVVEE, from the coding sequence ATGAGTCACCCTGCCGGGAGCGAGTCGGCAGTCCCCGAAAACGACGCCGGTATCACCCCCGCCGAAGCGTTCGCCCTCCTCGGCAACGACACGCGAATCGAGATTCTCCAGGCGCTCTTAGAGGAGGATGGGTCCGAGGAACCGGTGCCGTTCTCGGAACTGTACGAGCGCGTCGACATCGACGACAGCGCCCACTTCAACTACCATCTCAAGAAACTCACCGACCACTTCGTCCGGCGGACCGACGAGGGGTACGCCTTTCGCTACCCCGGTCGGAAGGTCGTTCGCGCCGTCTTCGCGGGGACGTTCACCGACCGCGCCGAGTTGGATCCGTTCGACGCCGACGGCGACTGTTACGACTGCGGCGGCGACCTCCAGGCGTGGTACGCCGAGGAACGGCTCGCCATCGCCTGCGGCGACTGCGGGGCGATACACGTCAGCTACCCCTTCCCGCCGGGCGGGCTGGACGACCGGTCGCCCGAGGAGTTGCTGCAGGCGTTTCACCACCACGTCCGCCACCACTACTGTCTCGCCGCCGACGGCGTCTGCCCCGAGTGCATGGGGAAGATGGAGACGACGCTCTCGCGGGAGACGGAGTTTCCGGGCCTCGACGTGCAGGTGGCCCACGAGTGCCGCCGGTGTCACAACCGCCTGCGCTCTGCCGTCGGCCTCAACCTGCTCGACAACGCCGACGTGATGACGTTCCACGCCGAACGCGGCGTCGATCTGAGCACCCGCCCGTTCTGGACGCTCCCGTGGTGTGTCAGCGACGAGCACACCGAAATCGTCTCCTGTGACCCGCTGGAGATTCGCCTCGACGTTCCCTGTGGCGACGATTCGATGTGTATCGTCCTCGACGACTCGCTGAACGTCCTCGACGTCGACGGGTGCGCTCGCCCCGTCGGCGTGGTGGAAGAGTAG
- a CDS encoding formate/nitrite transporter family protein has protein sequence MAEPDGRETSVRFFGGQTPVRDILETQIEEGLHEINREPDGLFLSGLSAGLDIGFGPLLMAVVLTLSAGSYGDLPTELLLASAYSIGFIFVVLGRSELFTEHTTLAVLPVIDGQASFAELGRLWTVIFVSNVLGGLVFTAFAVTVIPDIGVARPESFIVVAEKLVHHSTWGMFLSAVLAGWLMGLLSWLVTAAQSTTGRILIIWLVTAAIGILHLPHSIAGNVEVLFGLFLGPEITLADYARFLVLATVGNVIGGSVFVALLKYGHASRG, from the coding sequence GTGGCTGAACCCGACGGCCGCGAGACATCAGTACGATTCTTCGGCGGCCAGACACCGGTGCGAGACATCCTCGAAACGCAGATCGAGGAGGGGTTACACGAGATCAACCGCGAACCCGACGGTCTCTTCCTCTCGGGGCTGTCGGCGGGGCTTGACATCGGCTTCGGCCCGCTTCTGATGGCCGTCGTGCTCACGCTCTCGGCGGGTAGCTACGGCGACCTGCCGACCGAGTTGCTGCTCGCTAGCGCGTACTCAATCGGCTTCATCTTCGTCGTCCTCGGCCGGTCGGAGCTGTTCACCGAACACACGACGCTCGCGGTGCTCCCCGTCATCGACGGACAGGCCTCGTTCGCCGAACTCGGTCGACTCTGGACGGTGATATTCGTGAGCAACGTGCTCGGTGGATTGGTGTTCACCGCGTTCGCCGTGACCGTCATCCCCGACATCGGCGTCGCGCGCCCCGAGTCGTTCATCGTCGTCGCGGAGAAACTCGTCCACCACAGCACTTGGGGGATGTTCCTGTCGGCCGTTCTCGCGGGGTGGCTGATGGGGTTACTCTCGTGGCTCGTCACCGCCGCCCAGAGCACGACGGGCCGTATCCTCATTATCTGGCTCGTGACGGCCGCTATCGGCATCCTCCACCTGCCGCACTCCATCGCGGGCAACGTCGAAGTGTTGTTTGGCCTGTTTCTCGGCCCCGAGATAACGCTCGCCGATTACGCGCGGTTCCTCGTCCTTGCGACGGTCGGCAACGTCATCGGCGGGTCCGTGTTCGTCGCGCTGCTCAAGTACGGCCACGCCAGCCGAGGATAG
- a CDS encoding amidohydrolase, giving the protein MTEAADLLLVNAEVHSLVGADGAAAGDADEVYEALAVRDGELVRLGSTYDVEFLAGAETEVVDLDGRVVLPGFVDAHVHLSMTGRYLVHANLSGASGPAEAVDRLRERAAEAGSEGGGDDWIQGYGYDESTWSESRYLTREDLDAVSDSRPVVAFREDMHVASLNSVALDRCRGRMPDGDVHTEGGDPTGVVVEEAVDPVFEAVEPDAAEMRELLDAAQRRANELGVTGVHDMVRRSHAPQMYREMDLAAELSLRVRINYWADHLDALCETGLRTNHGSEMVRTGAIKSYTDGSFGGRTAKLSEPYSDDESATGQWVVDPEELGDIVARADDAGFQVTAHAIGDEAIDAVLDAYAATENPGAMRHRVEHVELASDEAIERFGEMGVVASVQPNFLKWAGEGGLYDARLGDRRTETNRYPALLDAGAPLAFGSDCMPLDPLLGVHWAVNAPAESQRLSVTEALRAYTLGAAYAGFDEERLGSVEVGKRADLTVLDGSPWERSEAIRELGVAMTVVDGDVVFDGR; this is encoded by the coding sequence ATGACCGAAGCAGCAGACCTCCTCCTCGTGAACGCGGAGGTCCACAGCCTCGTCGGTGCCGACGGAGCCGCCGCCGGCGACGCCGACGAGGTGTACGAAGCGCTCGCCGTCCGAGACGGCGAGCTCGTCCGACTCGGCTCCACGTACGACGTGGAGTTCCTCGCCGGAGCCGAGACCGAAGTCGTCGACCTCGACGGTCGGGTCGTCCTCCCCGGCTTCGTCGACGCGCACGTCCACCTCTCGATGACCGGCCGCTACCTCGTCCACGCGAACCTCTCGGGGGCGTCGGGACCGGCGGAGGCCGTCGACCGCCTCCGCGAGCGGGCCGCCGAGGCCGGGTCCGAGGGAGGCGGCGACGACTGGATTCAAGGCTACGGCTACGACGAGAGCACGTGGTCGGAGTCGCGCTATCTCACCCGCGAGGACCTCGACGCCGTCTCCGACTCCCGGCCGGTGGTCGCCTTCCGCGAGGACATGCACGTCGCGTCGCTGAACTCCGTCGCGCTCGACCGCTGTCGCGGCCGGATGCCCGACGGTGACGTCCACACCGAGGGCGGCGACCCGACCGGCGTCGTCGTCGAGGAGGCCGTCGACCCGGTGTTCGAGGCGGTCGAACCCGACGCCGCGGAGATGCGCGAACTGCTCGACGCCGCACAGCGCCGGGCCAACGAACTCGGCGTCACGGGCGTCCACGACATGGTCCGGCGCTCGCACGCGCCGCAGATGTACCGGGAGATGGACCTCGCCGCCGAGCTCTCGCTGCGCGTCAGAATCAACTACTGGGCCGACCACCTCGACGCGCTCTGCGAGACGGGTCTACGGACGAACCACGGCAGCGAAATGGTCCGGACGGGCGCGATAAAGAGCTACACCGACGGGAGTTTCGGCGGTCGAACCGCGAAACTCTCCGAACCGTACAGCGACGACGAGAGTGCGACCGGTCAGTGGGTCGTCGACCCCGAGGAACTGGGCGACATCGTCGCCCGCGCCGACGACGCCGGGTTCCAGGTGACCGCCCACGCCATCGGCGACGAGGCTATCGACGCCGTGCTGGACGCCTACGCGGCGACCGAGAACCCGGGGGCGATGCGCCACCGCGTCGAGCACGTCGAACTCGCCTCCGACGAGGCCATCGAGCGGTTCGGCGAGATGGGTGTCGTCGCCTCCGTCCAGCCGAACTTCCTGAAGTGGGCCGGCGAAGGCGGGCTGTACGACGCTCGGCTGGGCGACCGGCGGACGGAGACGAACCGCTACCCGGCGCTGCTCGACGCGGGCGCGCCGCTTGCGTTCGGCTCCGACTGCATGCCGCTGGACCCGCTATTGGGCGTTCACTGGGCGGTCAACGCGCCCGCCGAGAGCCAGCGTCTGAGTGTCACCGAGGCGCTTCGGGCGTACACGCTCGGCGCAGCGTACGCCGGATTCGACGAAGAACGGCTGGGAAGCGTCGAGGTCGGCAAACGCGCCGACCTGACCGTGCTCGACGGGTCGCCGTGGGAGCGGTCGGAGGCGATTCGAGAGCTCGGCGTGGCGATGACCGTCGTCGACGGCGACGTGGTGTTCGACGGTCGATAA
- a CDS encoding NAD-dependent epimerase/dehydratase family protein codes for MNVFVTGATGVLGRRLVGELVDRGHYVVGLARDADGAELVDAAGATPSLGDVLDPDSLEAPVSDADAVVHAATSIPSATKPTDDDWRRNDEVRLDGARNLVKVADGEFDRFLFPSVVWVARQPDGSRFDEDADPHPTRATQSAIDTEAYLDEAAVAFGFDLTVLRCGYFYAPDATHTQQFGRRLLEGTLPIIGGGTLGRRDAELSFLHADDAARAFADALDSDATGLYHVVDDERVSVADFLEAFAARLGASTPRRIPGWLAKFFVGSATTTTLTTSMPTDGERFRRDVGWSPAYPTYRDGLRQIIDSWKTDGTIRERSEGYEWVGDAGARTPSGV; via the coding sequence ATGAACGTATTCGTCACCGGTGCGACCGGAGTGCTGGGCCGCCGCCTCGTCGGCGAACTCGTCGACCGCGGCCACTACGTCGTCGGTCTCGCCCGCGATGCCGACGGAGCAGAGCTAGTCGACGCCGCGGGAGCGACACCGTCGCTCGGCGACGTTCTCGACCCTGATTCGCTGGAGGCTCCGGTATCCGACGCCGACGCCGTCGTCCACGCGGCGACGTCGATACCGAGCGCGACGAAGCCGACCGACGACGACTGGCGGCGAAACGACGAAGTCCGACTGGACGGCGCGAGAAACCTCGTCAAAGTCGCCGACGGGGAGTTCGATCGGTTTCTCTTTCCGAGCGTCGTCTGGGTCGCCCGACAGCCGGACGGGTCGCGTTTCGACGAAGACGCCGACCCGCACCCGACCCGCGCGACGCAGTCGGCTATCGACACCGAGGCGTATCTCGACGAGGCGGCGGTCGCGTTCGGGTTCGACCTCACCGTGCTCCGCTGCGGGTACTTCTACGCGCCGGACGCGACGCACACCCAGCAGTTCGGGAGACGCCTCCTCGAAGGGACGCTTCCGATTATCGGTGGCGGGACGCTCGGTCGTCGCGACGCCGAACTCTCGTTTTTGCACGCGGACGACGCGGCGCGAGCGTTCGCCGACGCGCTCGATAGCGACGCGACCGGTCTGTATCACGTCGTGGACGACGAACGAGTTTCGGTGGCCGACTTCCTCGAAGCGTTTGCCGCGCGTCTCGGGGCGTCGACACCGCGGCGGATTCCCGGATGGCTCGCCAAGTTCTTCGTCGGATCCGCGACGACGACGACGCTGACGACGTCTATGCCGACGGACGGCGAACGGTTCCGTCGCGACGTCGGATGGAGTCCGGCGTACCCGACGTACCGAGACGGGCTGCGGCAGATAATCGACTCGTGGAAGACGGACGGAACAATCCGGGAGCGTTCCGAGGGATACGAGTGGGTGGGCGACGCCGGAGCGCGTACACCGAGCGGCGTGTGA
- a CDS encoding helix-turn-helix domain-containing protein: protein MKHVRLTLDAGGREAEVHPMYDLLVNAPFVERATAMHWNYTEDELGIMHYVEGDATAFRASIETIPEVVAFELTRVGSDEFYVYIRDATTEPLRQLFGVISNAPVVVIPPVEYEEDGTVSYSVYGPADEIQTAIDAVPEPITVEVTQIGGLNAVPGLLEALLSDRQREAVDTALDLGYYEIPRRANQEDVAAVLGCAPSTAAEHLQKAETKVMQAFDG from the coding sequence ATGAAACACGTGCGACTGACGCTCGATGCGGGCGGCCGTGAGGCAGAGGTCCATCCCATGTACGACCTGCTCGTCAACGCGCCGTTCGTCGAACGCGCGACCGCGATGCACTGGAACTACACCGAGGACGAACTCGGTATCATGCACTACGTCGAAGGCGACGCGACGGCGTTTCGGGCGTCCATCGAAACGATTCCGGAGGTCGTCGCGTTCGAGCTGACGCGGGTGGGGTCCGACGAGTTCTACGTCTACATCAGGGACGCGACGACCGAGCCGCTGCGACAGTTGTTCGGCGTAATCTCGAACGCTCCTGTGGTGGTCATCCCGCCCGTGGAGTACGAAGAGGACGGGACCGTCTCGTACTCGGTGTACGGTCCGGCAGACGAGATTCAGACGGCTATCGACGCCGTTCCGGAGCCGATAACCGTCGAGGTGACCCAGATCGGCGGACTGAACGCGGTGCCGGGGTTGTTGGAGGCGTTGCTGAGCGACCGCCAGCGCGAGGCCGTCGATACCGCGCTGGATCTCGGATACTACGAGATACCTCGGAGAGCGAATCAGGAGGACGTTGCGGCGGTTCTCGGCTGCGCACCGAGTACGGCCGCCGAGCACCTGCAGAAGGCCGAGACGAAGGTCATGCAGGCGTTCGACGGCTAA
- a CDS encoding TrmB family transcriptional regulator yields the protein MSSERTASDALEALGLTQYEAECFVALVRVPKATAAEISDISGVPRSRVYDSVDRLNDRGLVDTQESEPRRFRAVSTDEALEKLRREHSATLEAAGRALGRLETKKSPEEKGVWAIASAEHVNDRITTLLDDAEERVHHIVADERVLSETVLDRLAAATDRGVSVVIEVPSESVQERVRRAVPEADVPIFGGLRESEKVVDKWPGQALMVDRHAVLASGVEQHGLPDVTKETAVWTTGRDHGFATWMRELLGDRLERTGRSEER from the coding sequence ATGTCGAGCGAACGGACCGCTAGCGATGCGTTGGAGGCGTTGGGTCTGACGCAGTACGAGGCGGAGTGCTTCGTCGCGCTCGTGCGGGTCCCGAAGGCGACCGCAGCGGAGATCAGCGACATCTCGGGCGTCCCCCGGTCTCGGGTGTACGATTCCGTCGACCGACTGAACGATCGGGGACTGGTGGACACACAGGAGTCGGAGCCGCGGCGATTCAGGGCGGTATCGACCGACGAGGCGCTGGAGAAACTCCGGCGGGAGCACAGCGCGACGCTCGAAGCGGCTGGCCGGGCGCTGGGTCGACTGGAGACGAAAAAATCGCCGGAGGAGAAGGGCGTGTGGGCCATCGCGAGCGCGGAGCACGTGAACGACCGAATTACCACCTTGCTCGACGACGCCGAGGAGCGCGTCCACCACATCGTCGCCGACGAGCGGGTGCTGAGCGAGACGGTGCTCGACCGGCTGGCGGCGGCGACCGACCGCGGCGTCTCGGTCGTGATAGAGGTTCCGTCGGAGTCGGTGCAAGAGCGCGTCCGGCGAGCCGTCCCGGAGGCTGACGTGCCGATTTTCGGCGGGCTTCGGGAGTCCGAGAAGGTGGTGGACAAGTGGCCGGGACAGGCGCTGATGGTCGACCGACACGCCGTGCTCGCCAGCGGCGTCGAACAGCACGGTCTCCCCGACGTGACGAAGGAGACGGCGGTCTGGACCACGGGGCGCGACCACGGGTTCGCCACGTGGATGCGCGAACTGCTCGGAGACCGGTTGGAGCGCACCGGGCGCTCGGAGGAGCGCTGA
- a CDS encoding DUF7344 domain-containing protein → MNDSISELGSGQTLDVALTALTSERRRHVIRCLSESRTPTSLADLSTEIAAREFDAASGEPSPEAVKRVHLTLYHAHVPALEDANLLDYDAERESVALSKRGTRAKRLIAALEANFPDVV, encoded by the coding sequence ATGAACGACTCCATTTCTGAACTCGGTAGCGGCCAGACGCTCGACGTCGCGTTGACCGCACTGACGAGCGAGCGCCGTCGGCACGTCATCCGCTGTCTGAGCGAATCTCGGACGCCGACCTCGCTCGCGGACCTGTCGACGGAGATCGCGGCACGGGAGTTCGACGCGGCGAGCGGAGAGCCCTCGCCGGAGGCGGTCAAGCGGGTCCATCTGACGCTGTATCACGCTCACGTTCCGGCGCTCGAGGACGCGAACCTGCTCGACTACGACGCGGAGCGAGAGTCGGTCGCCCTGTCGAAACGTGGGACGCGAGCGAAACGGCTCATCGCGGCCCTCGAAGCGAATTTCCCCGACGTTGTATAA
- the hmgA gene encoding hydroxymethylglutaryl-CoA reductase (NADPH) has translation MTDSAAPSPDPEAAEALADRVRDGDLRFHELEDHADADTATAARRLLVGEQSGASLDAVGDYAFPAEQADPNIENMIGAAQIPMGVVGPVTINVEETSTSNQGAAHSGDDGGALSGEHYLPLATTEGALLASVNRGLSVVDAAGGARARVTKSGMTRAPVFSVADVVEAEALVSWVRDNEPALKEAAEETTSHGELLDVTPYVVGNSVFLRFRYDTKDAMGMNMATIATQAACDVVEGETTASLVALSGNLCTDKKPAAINAVEGRGRSVTADVTIPRKVVEDRLHTTPEAIAEINTRKNLVGSAKAGSLGFNAHVANVVAAMFLATGQDAAQVVEGSNAITTAEVQSGDLYVSVSLASLEVGTVGGGTKLPTQAEGLDIIGVRGSGDPAGANADALAEAIAVGSLAGELSLLAALGSRHLSSAHEELGR, from the coding sequence ATGACCGACTCTGCCGCGCCGAGTCCGGACCCTGAGGCGGCCGAAGCCCTCGCCGACCGCGTCCGCGACGGCGACCTCAGATTCCACGAACTCGAAGACCACGCCGACGCCGACACCGCGACGGCGGCACGCCGACTCCTCGTCGGGGAGCAGTCCGGCGCATCGCTCGACGCCGTCGGCGACTACGCGTTTCCCGCCGAGCAGGCCGACCCGAACATCGAAAACATGATCGGCGCGGCCCAGATTCCGATGGGCGTCGTCGGTCCCGTCACCATCAACGTCGAGGAAACCTCGACGAGCAACCAGGGTGCTGCGCATTCCGGTGACGACGGCGGCGCGCTCTCGGGCGAGCACTACCTCCCGCTGGCGACGACCGAGGGGGCGCTTTTGGCCTCCGTGAACCGCGGCCTCTCGGTCGTCGACGCCGCGGGCGGCGCTCGGGCGCGAGTGACGAAGTCCGGAATGACCCGCGCGCCGGTGTTCAGCGTCGCAGACGTGGTCGAAGCCGAGGCGCTCGTCTCGTGGGTCCGCGACAACGAACCGGCGCTGAAGGAGGCGGCCGAGGAGACGACCAGTCACGGCGAACTGCTCGACGTGACGCCGTACGTCGTCGGCAACTCCGTCTTCCTCCGCTTCCGCTACGACACGAAGGACGCGATGGGGATGAACATGGCCACCATCGCGACGCAAGCCGCCTGCGACGTAGTCGAGGGGGAGACGACAGCCTCGCTCGTCGCGCTCTCGGGCAACCTCTGCACCGACAAGAAGCCCGCCGCCATCAACGCCGTCGAGGGGCGGGGTCGGAGCGTCACGGCGGACGTGACGATACCCCGAAAAGTCGTCGAGGACCGACTCCACACCACGCCCGAGGCGATCGCCGAAATCAACACCCGGAAGAATCTCGTCGGCAGCGCCAAGGCCGGCAGTCTCGGCTTCAACGCCCACGTCGCCAACGTCGTCGCCGCGATGTTCCTCGCCACGGGCCAGGACGCCGCGCAGGTCGTCGAAGGCTCGAACGCCATCACGACCGCCGAAGTCCAGAGCGGAGACCTCTACGTCTCCGTCTCTTTGGCGAGCCTCGAAGTCGGCACCGTCGGCGGCGGGACCAAACTCCCGACGCAGGCCGAGGGCCTCGACATCATCGGCGTCCGCGGCAGCGGCGACCCCGCCGGAGCGAACGCGGACGCGCTCGCCGAAGCCATCGCCGTCGGGTCGCTCGCGGGCGAGCTCTCGCTTCTGGCGGCGCTCGGGTCGCGGCATCTGTCGAGCGCACACGAGGAACTGGGTCGGTAG
- a CDS encoding DUF5817 domain-containing protein, whose product MYAVVGCNGCSNIWILENPREQASAQCSRCGKRHQTKKLRKMYTAEDHDAARQVRSAILAEKQGASEAFSNLDSVAEMEGRLDDAHISDREYLERSGLDADEVAAAGDSSSASSSKSRRELVEEAVSEQERPTEDEVVGYAAERGVPAEKARDILEKLTLGGDVSESGGRYRSL is encoded by the coding sequence ATGTACGCCGTCGTCGGCTGTAACGGCTGTTCGAACATCTGGATTCTGGAGAACCCGCGCGAGCAGGCGTCGGCGCAGTGCTCTCGCTGCGGCAAGCGCCACCAAACGAAGAAACTGCGGAAGATGTACACCGCCGAGGACCACGACGCCGCCCGGCAGGTTCGCTCGGCGATACTCGCCGAGAAGCAGGGCGCGTCGGAGGCGTTCTCGAATCTCGACTCGGTCGCCGAGATGGAGGGACGACTCGACGACGCGCACATCTCCGACCGCGAGTATCTCGAACGGTCGGGGCTCGACGCCGACGAAGTCGCCGCCGCGGGCGACAGTTCGTCCGCGTCTTCGAGCAAATCGCGGCGCGAACTCGTCGAGGAAGCCGTAAGCGAACAGGAGCGACCGACCGAAGACGAAGTGGTCGGCTACGCCGCCGAACGCGGCGTGCCCGCGGAGAAGGCGCGAGACATCCTAGAGAAACTCACGCTGGGCGGCGACGTCTCCGAGAGCGGCGGCCGGTACCGGTCGCTCTGA